A DNA window from Solanum lycopersicum chromosome 3, SLM_r2.1 contains the following coding sequences:
- the LOC101265512 gene encoding probable polygalacturonase, translating into MVSYFSLTHNLHYTYITESNNQYLFFSKAFCSSMELYHKSTCHFLGKLIIALTWGILCLRAAECIEYEALSCRKHTALLTDFGGKGDGKTSNTEAFRKAIHELSKFATDGGAQLIVPPGKWLTGPFNLTSKFTLYIHQDAVLLVSQDEAEWDLIPPLPSYGIGRDNPGPRFISFIFGTNLTDVVITGGNGTIDGQGQLWWTKFRQGQMKNTRPYMIEIMFSDHVQISNLTLINSPSWNVHPIYSSFVIIKGLTILAPFHAPNTDGIDPDSCSNTRIEDCYIVSGDDCIAVKSGYDEYGIAFGMPTKHLIIRNLTCISPSSAVIALGSEMSGGIQDVRAENIGAIGSESGLRIKTAIGRGAYVKDVFVRGMTLQTMKYTFWITGDYGAHPDDHYDRKAIPVIQGINIKDTVAKNVTIAGKLAGIDGDTFNGICLSNVAIEMSQQANQLPWNCSNIKGVSSQVTPQPCALLPDKKIDCPFPTDTLPVDNIQFQTCAAATTMH; encoded by the exons ATGGttagttattttagtttgaCGCACAATCTACACTACACTTATATAACAGAATCAAAtaaccaatatttatttttttcgaaagcTTTTTGTTCATCAATGGAGTTGTATCACAAATCAACATGTCAT TTTCTAGGGAAACTGATTATCGCTTTGACATGGGGAATACTTTGTCTTAGAGCAGCGGAATGTATTGAGTATGAAGCTTTAAGTTGTCGAAAACACACAGCATTATTGACAGATTTTGGAGGCAAAGGTGACGGAAAAACATCGAACACAGAGGCATTTCGAAAAGCTATACATGAACTGAGCAAATTTGCAACAGATGGGGGAGCACAGCTCATTGTTCCTCCTGGAAAATGGTTAACAGGGCCATTCAATCTAACTAGTAAATTCACTCTTTATATACATCAGGATGCTGTCCTTCTAGTTTCTCAG GATGAGGCAGAGTGGGATTTAATTCCACCATTGCCATCTTATGGAATAGGAAGGGATAATCCAGGACCAAGGTTTATCAGTTTCATTTTTGGAACAAACTTGACTGATGTAGTCATTACAG GTGGAAATGGCACCATAGATGGTCAAGGTCAACTGTGGTGGACTAAATTTCGACAAGGTCAAATGAAAAACACCCGACCTTACATGATTGAGATCATGTTTTCTGATCATGTTCAGATTTCCAATCTAACATTGATCAATTCTCCTTCATGGAATGTCCATCCTATTTACAGCAG TTTTGTGATTATTAAGGGATTAACAATCCTTGCACCATTTCATGCACCAAATACAGATGGGATTGACCCAG ATTCTTGTTCCAACACAAGAATTGAAGATTGCTACATAGTGTCAGGGGATGATTGCATAGCAGTGAAAAGTGGCTATGATGAATATGGGATAGCATTTGGAATGCCTACAAAGCACCTAATCATAAGAAACCTCACCTGCATATCACCTAGTAGTGCAGTCATTGCTCTGGGAAGCGAAATGTCCGGTGGCATTCAAGATGTGAGAGCTGAAAACATTGGAGCAATTGGTTCTGAATCAGGGCTGAGGATCAAAACTGCTATAGGAAGAGGGGCTTACGTTAAAGACGTGTTTGTGAGAGGAATGACATTGCAGACAATGAAATATACCTTCTGGATAACAGGCGATTATGGGGCTCATCCTGACGATCATTATGATCGTAAAGCAATTCCTGTCATTCAAGGAATCAATATAAAAGACACTGTAGCAAAGAATGTGACAATAGCAGGGAAATTAGCGGGGATAGATGGTGATACCTTCAACGGAATTTGCTTATCGAATGTGGCCATCGAGATGTCACAACAGGCTAATCAACTACCATGGAACTGCAGTAATATCAAAGGTGTTTCTAGCCAAGTCACTCCTCAGCCCTGTGCTCTGTTGCCTGATAAGAAAATTGATTGTCCTTTTCCCACTGATACTTTACCTGTTGATAACATTCAGTTCCAGACTTGTGCTGCAGCTACTACTATGCATTAA
- the CrtR-b2 gene encoding beta-carotene hydroxylase, with protein sequence MAAGISASASSRTIRLRHNPFLSPKSASTAPPVLFFSPLTRNFGAILLSRRKPRLAVCFVLENEKLNSTIESESEVIEDRIQVEINEEKSLAASWLAEKLARKKSERFTYLVAAVMSSLGITSMAILAVYYRFSWQMEGGEVPFSEMLATFTLSFGAAVGMEYWARWAHRALWHASLWHMHESHHRPREGPFEMNDVFAITNAVPAIALLSYGFFHKGIVPGLCFGAGLGITVFGMAYMFVHDGLVHKRFPVGPIANVPYFRRVAAAHQLHHSDKFDGVPYGLFLGPKELEEVGGLEELEKEVNRRIKISKGLL encoded by the exons ATGGCGGCCGGAATTTCAGCCTCCGCTAGTTCCCGAACCATTCGCCTCCGTCATAACCCGTTTCTCAGTCCAAAATCCGCCTCAACCGCCCCGCCGGTTCTGTTCTTCTCTCCGTTAACTCGCAATTTTGGCGCAATTTTGCTGTCTAGAAGAAAGCCGAGATTGGCGGTTTGTTTTGTGCTGGAGAATGAGAAATTGAATAGTACTATCGAAAGTGAGAGTGAAGTAATAGAGGATCGGATACAAGTAGAGATTAATGAGGAGAAGAGTTTAGCTGCCAGTTGGCTGGCGGAGAAATTGGCGAGGAAGAAATCGGAGAGGTTTACTTATCTTGTGGCAGCTGTGATGTCTAGTTTGGGGATTACTTCTATGGCGATTTTGGCGGTTTATTACAGATTTTCATGGCAAATGGAG GGTGGAGAAGTGCCTTTTTCTGAAATGTTAGCTACATTCACTCTCTCGTTTGGCGCTGCC GTAGGAATGGAGTACTGGGCGAGATGGGCTCATAGAGCACTATGGCATGCTTCTTTATGGCACATGCACGAG TCGCACCATAGACCAAGAGAAGGACCTTTTGAGATGAACGACGTTTTCGCCATAACAAATGCTGTTCCAGCTATAGCTCTTCTTTCCTACGGTTTCTTCCATAAAGGGATCGTCCCTGGCCTCTGTTTCGGCGCT GGATTGGGGATCACAGTATTTGGGATGGCTTACATGTTCGTTCACGATGGACTGGTTCATAAGAGATTTCCCGTAGGGCCTATTGCCAACGTGCCTTACTTTCGGAGGGTAGCTGCAGCACATCAG CTTCATCACTCGGACAAATTTGATGGTGTCCCATATGGCTTGTTCCTAGGACCTAAG GAATTGGAAGAAGTAGGAGGACTTGAAGAGTTAGAAAAGGAAGTCAACCGAAGGATTAAAATTTCTAAGGGATTATTATGA